The Streptomyces achromogenes DNA segment CCCGAAAGCCAGGAAGGCCAGCGACGTCGCGACGCGGGCTCGATGCAGGACGGTCCGATGGTCACGGATCCGGGTCATGAGACCTCCAGTTGCGCCGTCGGCCGCGGCCACGGAGCGGGATATCAGGGCCACCACCGCGATGTCTCCATCACAGGGGCATGGTCACGGTGCCGTAGCCGCAATGTCGGCGTTGCAGTGTCGGCGTTGCAGTGTCGGCGTCGCCCGAGTCGATCAGGCGTTGTCGAGGCGGTGCCGCAGCTCGTCGTCCCGCTCCAGGTCCAGCGCGCCGAGGCACCCGTCGAGTTGGCTCACCGAGCTGACGCCGAGCGCCAGTAGCACCGGCGGTTTGCCGCGCAGTGGCCAGGCGAGTACCACCTGGTTCCGCGTCGCACCCAGTTCCTTCGCAACGTCGGCCAGTGATGTGCGGGTTCGCACCGTACTCGACTCCCGGGCGCGGTCGCAGGTAGATGTGGCGCTGCTGGACGCAGCCGAAGCCCGGCAGGCCTCCAGCCGTGGCGATCTCACGGGCGCGGGCCACGCGCCAGGCCGCGTGATAACAGACGATCTCGGCAGGACCCGCATGCAGCACCCCGCCCTCGCCGCTTCGATAGCCTCGGCCCATGGTCTTCGACCTCCAGCCTTGCCTGAGCGGCGCGCTCGTGAACGTCAGGCCGCTGAGTGAGGAGGACTGCGATGACCTGTACGCAGTCGCCTCCGATCCGCTCGTCTGGGAGCAGCATCCAGCCCCTGACCGCCACCTCAGGGAGGAGTTCACTCGCTTCTTCCGTGATGCGCTGGCCTCCGGGGGCGCTCTCGCGGTGATCGACAGGAAGAGCGGTCAGCTGATCGGCTCCTCCCGTCGGGTCACCGTCTCCGTGCTGGCCACCGCCTACCGGCCTCGGTGACCACGAGCGGGCGCATGCGCCTGCTGACCGATGAGCAGTCGGCACGCTATCCATCATGTGGGAGAAGCTGCTTGATCCACTGTGAGACAACAAACCGTGACCGCTCTTCGGAGGAGCTTGAGCGCGACTGTTTGGCCCACCCCGCAGGCTGATGCAAGTCGCCTTGTCTGCGAGAGCGCATGACTTGCGGCGTCAGCCGATCGGCGAGCCGACCGTTGAGGACCGTGCGTCTACTGATCGGGCAGACCTGCTGCGCATACAAGTCCGGAGCAGTTCGGGGATGACGGCGCAGATACCGATCTCTACGAGCATCATGGCTGTCCTTGACTTCCTCCCCCGCCTAAAGGCGGGGGATTCCAGCGGTCGCCCGCTGGGGTTCCTGCTTCACCGACGACCGCCCCGTCCGGGAGGACTCCCGTTGAGGTCTTACACCGTCTCCACAGGCAGACGCCGCCAGCCCGGCGGCCAGGATGTTGCGTGCCGCGTTCACGTCGCGGTCATGCACGACGCCGCAGTCCTCGCACGTCCACTCGCGGACGTTCAGCGGCGTCTTCGCCGCGACCGTACCGCAGGCCCCGCACAGCTTCGAGCTGGGGAACCACCGGTCGATCACGACGAGTTCGCGCCCGTACCAGGCGCACTTGTACTCCAGCATGGAGCGCAGGTCCGTCCAGGCCCGCGTCCGAGACGGCGCGCGCGAGCCTGCCGTTCTTCAGCAGCCCGCTTGACCTGCTGCGTCACGCCTCACACCGTATCAACTACCCTGCGGGCGACGGGCTGTCGGTCGGTGGTCAGTGGACGCCGGTCCGCTCTGGCTGCGAACCGGCTTTCCCTGCCGTGCTCCGCAGGAGCTTCGTTTCCTCCCTGCCTGAAGGCAGGGGTATCCACGAAGGAGAGACCCGATGAATGAGATCTCCGAGCTGGTCAGTCATCTGGGGCTGGAGCCGCACGTCGAAGGCGGGTGGTTTCGGCAGACCTGGCGGACCGGCCCAACAGCGGTTCCGGACGGGTACACGGGGCCCCGCCCCTTCGCGACCGGCATCTACTTCCTCCTGCACCCCGGTGAGGTGTCCCGTTGGCACCGGGTGCGTTCGGACGAACTGTGGCTGTGGCACCGGGGCGGCCCGCTGACACTTCGGCTCGGCGGAAACGGAGCCGCTCCGCAGGAGGCTGCCATCGCTTCCATGGGGCCGGACATCGAGAGCGGGCAGCAGCCGCAGTTCCTCGTGCCCGCCGGGGTCTGGCAGACCGCACAACCAGCGGGTGACCAGCCGGTCCTGGTGTCCTGCATTGTCGCTCCCGGCTTCGAGTACGAGGACTTCGAGATGCTGTGACGCCGCACGAGCCCGGATTGCCGAGAGCTGGTCTTGCGGGGTGTGCGTCCAACGGGCGTCTCGACCGGGTGATCGCAGCTGGCCGAAGACACGAGAACAGGCCTTGGCAACTCGGGTTGCGAAGCCGGGCTCCTCGAGCCGACGCACCCTCGTTGCCCTTGAGCACCTGACGCTCAAATCGGACCAGAACCCGCTCTCGCCTGCACAGCCGCACGGACGCCAGCCCATCCGCGCTGTTTCGCTTCGGTCGCCGATGAGTTTCGGTCTGCCGGATGGTCCAAGTCGGCACACCTGACAAAGGGAGAAACCGATGACTCACATCGCCCGTCGCATGTTCGAGCTCCTTGAGCCGATCTGCCTGGTCACCTACTTCGCCGACGAGTGCAACCAGGAACTGACCGCACTCGGCCACCGCACCTACTGGGACGGCTATTTCGCCAGCCGCGCCGCACCACTGGGACGGGTACCGGCCCAAGTCGTGCACGCGGCCTTCTACAACTTCGCCGACGGGGAAGCCGCCCGGCACATCCCCAGCGCCTGGGCGACGATCCCGCCCGAGGCCTCCGTCGCCGCGCGGGAGCGGGGCAGCACGGCCTCCCTACGGCGCATTCTCGGCGACGAGCTGGCCGACTCCCCGGGCCTGGTGCGTGCCGCAGACCTGACCACCAAGGCCGCTACGAGCGCCCCCACCGAAGGCCGGGTGATGTACGCCGGCATGCGCACCCTCGAGGTACCCAGCGACCCCGTCGCCCGACTGTGGCATTCCGCGACCATGCTGCGCGAGCACCGCGGCGACGGGCACATCGCCGCCCTCGTCGGCGCGCGTATCGGCGGCACGGAGGCCCACGTGCTCTCTGCTCTGGAACAGGGCATCCACCCCCCAGAGTCTTTCGGACGCATCCATCACCTGCCGAAAGAGCGCCTGGCCGCGGTCATGGACGGCATGCGCGAACGCGGACTCATCGACACCGACGGCCACTTCACCGACGCCGGCCGCGCGGCCAAACAGCGCATCGAAACGTCCACCGACGAACTCGCCGCCCCGCCCTACGACGCCCTGTCCCCCGCCGAACTCGACGAACTGATCACCGAGCTCGAACCCATCACCGCGACCCTGGTGGCCACAGGCTCGCAGTGACACGCAGTGACGAACCTCCCCGCACCTCTCCGGCCGGGCGTCGTCTGCGCTGAAAGGCGTTCCGCGGGTCCGAAGGGGGGCCCTGCCGGCTCTCAGGTCCTTCCTGATGGGATGTCCGCGCCCCCCGTCCGCCAGCAGCGGCACGGTCCTCGCCCACCGGGCGTCAGTCAACCTACACACATGGACCAGCGATCGGACGATCGATCTGAGGGCAACGGCTGGGCCGCCTCTCTCGGATCGCCTCCCTAGGCATCCCCGAACCACGGGCGGCCCTGGGCCCAGTGGGTCGCCCAGCCCGTGAAGCCGGGAATGCCGGGCATCAGGGCGTCGGGTGACTGGGGGCCGAAGGGTATCGCGCCCTCACCGGCGATCTGCCAGACGTGACCGCGCTGCGGACCGGTGACGATCAGGTGCCAGTACATGCCGCAGCCGTCGGTGCCCAGCAGCAGTGAGCCGTGGTCGAACACGGCGTCCGTCCGGGCCTCGAACTCCTGCTCCGACAGTGCCTCTTCGTCGTCCTCCCACAGCCATGCCGCCGTGAGCGGAAAGGGCTCGGCGAGCCGGCGCTCGGCGCGATCCGAGCCCCAGTCCGGGGGTGTTTGCGCGAGGGGCAGCAGACCGTAATAGGGCGGTCCGGCGCGCAGCCCGTCGCAGATCTCCGCCACGAACGTGCGGTACGGCTCCGGCAGCACGATGCCGTGCTCCGCCTCGAAGGATTGCACCGCCTCCCAACCGGCCGGCGGCGCGGCCTCGGGACGGGACGCGAAGATCTCGCCGAGGGCGGCCAACTCGCCCGGGTCGCATGTTTCCGTGTTCATGCCGATCATCATGCAAGATCCGAATCAAAGAGTTCTGTGGTGGGATCGCAATGGGTATGTCAGCGGCCCGACCACGCCATACGTCCGCGGTGACCTGGGCCGGCTCCAGTGCGCTGTAGAAGCCGGTGCGGCGCGACACCTACCGCTGCACTTCGCGCAGCACGGGGGGCTTCGTCGCGCAAGTGTCAGGCTTCGCGCTCGTATTGGTGGTGACGTCCGGTCACAGAGACGGGGAGGCGGTCAGCGCGCCGACGAGCTGGGCGAATTCGGTACGTTGCCGGTGCGTCAGTGTGACGTAGAGCGACGCATGCAGCTCGTCGGTGAGGCGCTCGGCATGCCTCCATCGGGGATCAGGGGTACGGCGACGGGACGGGGCTTCGGCCAGCCGTGGTGCGCCGCCTCTTCGACACCCAGGTTGATGATCATCGCCTCTCTGGCACTCAGTCCGCTCTGGCACACCGCCGCCAGATGGCAGGCACCACGGGGTTCCCACAGCACGTGTACGCGCTGCATGGCCGCTCCGACCGGGTCGCCGGCGGGGCAGGGCTGCGCACGCCAGCCCGCGGACAGGGGCAGCGCGTCGGCGTCGGCAGGAGTGGATCTGCTGCGCCCCGACGGGCGAACGGTGGCCCTGACGGAGTCGGGCCGGATGCTTCTCCGGCACGCCGACCGGATCCTCGACGCCGTGCAGGAAGCCGAGAGCGCCGTCGCGGCGGTCAAGGGCATGGTCGGCACCACCGCCACCCTCGCCGCGTTGCCGTCGACCGTCGCCCGGATCGTGGCCCCCGCACGGACCGGGCTGGGGTCGGACCACCCCCAGCTCGCCCTGACCTGTCTCGTCACCGACCAGGCGCACCTGAGGGAACTCACGCTCGGCACGGTTGATGTGGTGCTGGGACAGCGCTATCACCACCTACCCGATGCCCCACCCCGCCGTATCGAGCTGTGCGCGCTTCTCGAGGATCCGCTGCTCGTCGTCACCGCTGCCGACCGAACCGACGGGCGGCCCGTCACCCTTCGGGAACTGGCAACGCACAGCCTCGCGGTGCCGCCGCCGACCACAGTGCGCGGACAGGCCGTCCTGCAAGCCTGCCACCAAGCCGGCTTCACCCCCACGGCGCGCCACGTCACCGCCGACATCGCCGCTACCGCGGGCAGGAAGAGGACCACACCGACGTCGACTGCGTGACAAATGTCAGTGAAAGCGATGAGGAACGGCAGTAGTTCGCCCGCAGCGCGGTTCATAGCCTTTCCGTAGGTGTGAACCTGCCTGGGCACCGCGCGTAACGACCTGCGAAGGAGATCGCCATGCCGCGTCCGACCTCATCCTCCTCACCGAGCAGCACCGGCAGGACCAGCGGAATGAGCAGGAGACGCATGGTGATCACGGGCACCACGCTCGCCGCGGGACTTGCTCCGACCACCGCCCGTGGAACCCCCGCCGGCGCCGCGTCGTCCGGCCGAGCCCCGATTGCTTTTCAGAAGGCCGTACGGCTCGTCCTTCCGCCGCCGGGCGGGCCTCATGCCCTGGGCACCGCGGCGCTGCATCTCAGCGATCGCAGCCGCCGGGACCCCTGGGTCGCCACCCTGCCGGCGCGGGAGCTGATGGTTCAACTCTGGTACCCCGCACGTGCGTCCACCGGCCAGCCCAGGGCGCCGTGGATGACAGGACAGGCTGCCGAGGTCTTCCAGCAGACGGGGTATCTCCTCCCCGAGTACGCCACACTGCCGGACACGCACGCCCGTATCGGCGCGGTACCCGACACTCGCGGGGGCCGACTCCCGGTGATCCTCTACTCCCATGGACACGGCCAGCACCGCGGCTCCAGCACGGCGCTGGTCGAGGAACTGGTCAGCCACGGTTACATCGTGGTCACCATCGACCACACTTATGACGCCGGGCAGGTCGAGTTCCCCGGTGGCCGGGTAGAGAGGTACGCGATGCCTCCTTTCACGGCGGAGGACGACGACCCGGTGATCCTCAAGGCGGTTGACGTGCGGGTGGCCGACACCCGTTTCGTACTGGAGGAGCTGTGGCGACGTGTTCGGGGCCGCCGCGACCCGCTCCCGCACGGACTCGGCGACATCCTCGACCTGTCCACAACCGCCATGTTCGGCCACTCCCTGGGTGGTGCGACCGCGGCGTCGGCGATGGCGGCAGGGGTACCGATCGTGGCTGGCGCGAATCTCGACGGCAGCCTCTTCGGTCCGGTGGTGGCCAAGGGGCTGCGCAAGCCGTTCCTCCTGATGAGCGAGGACGCGGACAACAAAGCGAGCTGGCCCGAGATCTGGCCCCGGCTGCGAGGCTGGCGCCGCCGTCTCCGGCTGACCGGTACCCGGCACTTCTCGTACACCGACTACGAGACGTTCATGCCGCAGGTCGCCGCACGACTCGGCGCGACCGACGAACAGCTGGCCGAGTTCATAGGCCCGCTCGACGCGACACGCGCCGTCGACGTCCAGCGGCGCTTCCTGCTCGCCTACTTCGACCTTCACCTGCGCGGGCATCGCGCCCCGATCCTCGAAGGACCGTCACCCCGGTATCCGGAGGTGCGCTTCATCGGCGGTGCCGGATGATCAGGCACGGGATGTGTCGGTTCCGGGCCGAAGACGGGAGAAGCCTGGCGGGAACGGCGGCGTCTCATTTCGCCCGTTGACGGTCACGATGCACTTGGTTACCGTGCGCAACGAATCCTCCACCCGCCGACCGGCGTTCGGCATCGCGGACCCGGACGGCGACTCAGCGAAGGAGACACCAGGGATGACCGCGCTGCGCACGGCCCACGGAACCCGGCGGACGCACCACGGGCGGACGGCGGTGTTCGCCGGTCTGACCGCCCTCCTGGCGGCGCTCCTGAGCGGTGTGGGCACCGCGGGCGCCGCGCGTGCGACGCCCGTCGACACCCGCACGCCGCAGGGACCGGCCGACCAGGACGGCGGGCGGGCGGCCCGCGCGAAGGGCGTGCTGGCGCAGGTGCACACCGCGGGACGGGTCAAGGACGCGGGGAGCACGGTGCAGTACAGCTGGCCCGGCGTGTACTTCGAGGGCCGTTTCCGGGGCACCGGCGTGGGCGTCGTGCTCGACGACTCGGCTGCCGACTACGACGTCCAGGTCGACGGCGCCACGGTCGCCACGCTCGTCACGCCCGGCCGGACCACGTACTGGGTCAAGGGCCTGCGGGATCGCACGCACACCGTCCGGCTCGTCAAGCGCAACGACACCCCCTGGGACACCAGCGCCTTCAAGGGCTTCGTCGCCGCGCCGGGCGGCGCCGTGCTGAGCAGGCCGGCGGCCCGCGACCGCCAGATCGAGTTCATCGGCGACTCCCTCACCGTCGGATACGGCAACCTCTCAGCCTCCCGCGACTGCACGGGGGACCAGGTCAGGAGGACCACCGACGCCGACGTGAGCTACGGCGCCCTCACCGCCCGCCGACTGGGGGCCGACTACCAGCTCAACGCCTACTCCGGCCTCGGCATGGTGCGCAACTACAACGGCGGCTCGCCGGATGTCACCTACCGGACCTTCTACGACCGTGCCCTGCTGAACGTGCCCGGGGACGTCTGGCAGAACCCCGGCACGTGGCGCCCCCGGCTCGTCGTGGTCAACCTGGGGACCAACGACTTCTCGACGGCCGTCAACCCCGGTGAGCCGTGGACGCCCGACAGCCTCGCGGCCGCCTACCGCACGGCGTACGGCGACTTCCTCCAGAAGCTGCGGACGCGGTACGGAGCCGCGACGACCATCGTGGCCGTCGGAGCCGGATCGTTCGCCGGCCATGTCCAGCAGGTCGTCAAGACGCGTACCGACGCCGGGGACAGCCGGGTGCGCTACTGGTTCCTCGACGACTCCGGACTCGATTTCACGGGCTGCCACTGGCACTACTCGGCGCACGACGACCGGCTCGTCGCCGACCGGCTCGCCTCGTTCGTCGCCGGCCTCCCGATCGGCTGGTGACGACACCGCCGCCCCGCCGACGGCGGGCCGAGGGTCCGTCGTGCACCCGCCGCCCGGGCGGCGCATCGGAGCGGGCGGTCAGCCATGGGCCACGACCGCGAGTCCGTGTCGAAGCCGACCAGCAGCCGTCCGTCCGGGGGCCATCGCCAGTCCGCCGGCCCGGGCGGAGAACGGGCGGGAGCCGGTCTGCCGCTCCGTAGCCGCGTCCCACGTCCACACGGTCGTGTCGTCGCCCCCGGCGG contains these protein-coding regions:
- a CDS encoding SGNH/GDSL hydrolase family protein; translated protein: MTALRTAHGTRRTHHGRTAVFAGLTALLAALLSGVGTAGAARATPVDTRTPQGPADQDGGRAARAKGVLAQVHTAGRVKDAGSTVQYSWPGVYFEGRFRGTGVGVVLDDSAADYDVQVDGATVATLVTPGRTTYWVKGLRDRTHTVRLVKRNDTPWDTSAFKGFVAAPGGAVLSRPAARDRQIEFIGDSLTVGYGNLSASRDCTGDQVRRTTDADVSYGALTARRLGADYQLNAYSGLGMVRNYNGGSPDVTYRTFYDRALLNVPGDVWQNPGTWRPRLVVVNLGTNDFSTAVNPGEPWTPDSLAAAYRTAYGDFLQKLRTRYGAATTIVAVGAGSFAGHVQQVVKTRTDAGDSRVRYWFLDDSGLDFTGCHWHYSAHDDRLVADRLASFVAGLPIGW
- a CDS encoding GNAT family N-acetyltransferase; translated protein: MVFDLQPCLSGALVNVRPLSEEDCDDLYAVASDPLVWEQHPAPDRHLREEFTRFFRDALASGGALAVIDRKSGQLIGSSRRVTVSVLATAYRPR
- a CDS encoding SMI1/KNR4 family protein: MMIGMNTETCDPGELAALGEIFASRPEAAPPAGWEAVQSFEAEHGIVLPEPYRTFVAEICDGLRAGPPYYGLLPLAQTPPDWGSDRAERRLAEPFPLTAAWLWEDDEEALSEQEFEARTDAVFDHGSLLLGTDGCGMYWHLIVTGPQRGHVWQIAGEGAIPFGPQSPDALMPGIPGFTGWATHWAQGRPWFGDA
- a CDS encoding LysR substrate-binding domain-containing protein encodes the protein MVGTTATLAALPSTVARIVAPARTGLGSDHPQLALTCLVTDQAHLRELTLGTVDVVLGQRYHHLPDAPPRRIELCALLEDPLLVVTAADRTDGRPVTLRELATHSLAVPPPTTVRGQAVLQACHQAGFTPTARHVTADIAATAGRKRTTPTSTA
- a CDS encoding alpha/beta hydrolase, which codes for MSRRRMVITGTTLAAGLAPTTARGTPAGAASSGRAPIAFQKAVRLVLPPPGGPHALGTAALHLSDRSRRDPWVATLPARELMVQLWYPARASTGQPRAPWMTGQAAEVFQQTGYLLPEYATLPDTHARIGAVPDTRGGRLPVILYSHGHGQHRGSSTALVEELVSHGYIVVTIDHTYDAGQVEFPGGRVERYAMPPFTAEDDDPVILKAVDVRVADTRFVLEELWRRVRGRRDPLPHGLGDILDLSTTAMFGHSLGGATAASAMAAGVPIVAGANLDGSLFGPVVAKGLRKPFLLMSEDADNKASWPEIWPRLRGWRRRLRLTGTRHFSYTDYETFMPQVAARLGATDEQLAEFIGPLDATRAVDVQRRFLLAYFDLHLRGHRAPILEGPSPRYPEVRFIGGAG
- a CDS encoding SCO6745 family protein — its product is MTHIARRMFELLEPICLVTYFADECNQELTALGHRTYWDGYFASRAAPLGRVPAQVVHAAFYNFADGEAARHIPSAWATIPPEASVAARERGSTASLRRILGDELADSPGLVRAADLTTKAATSAPTEGRVMYAGMRTLEVPSDPVARLWHSATMLREHRGDGHIAALVGARIGGTEAHVLSALEQGIHPPESFGRIHHLPKERLAAVMDGMRERGLIDTDGHFTDAGRAAKQRIETSTDELAAPPYDALSPAELDELITELEPITATLVATGSQ
- a CDS encoding helix-turn-helix domain-containing protein is translated as MPLTAATALSASCTASRIRSACRRSIRPDSVRATVRPSGRSRSTPADADALPLSAGWRAQPCPAGDPVGAAMQRVHVLWEPRGACHLAAVCQSGLSAREAMIINLGVEEAAHHGWPKPRPVAVPLIPDGGMPSASPTSCMRRSTSH
- a CDS encoding cupin domain-containing protein, which produces MNEISELVSHLGLEPHVEGGWFRQTWRTGPTAVPDGYTGPRPFATGIYFLLHPGEVSRWHRVRSDELWLWHRGGPLTLRLGGNGAAPQEAAIASMGPDIESGQQPQFLVPAGVWQTAQPAGDQPVLVSCIVAPGFEYEDFEML